The following coding sequences lie in one Crassostrea angulata isolate pt1a10 chromosome 10, ASM2561291v2, whole genome shotgun sequence genomic window:
- the LOC128165172 gene encoding ATPase family AAA domain-containing protein 2-like isoform X2, with product MVNTRHRSENSQEESILPSESFRKKEHVSYCEESDESSGVVNFSPRRHRKSSNTKNTRASNRRRFVIDDDPTDEESDLESHQQPSSKSIPPGRSSRPIMEDKEEAVVRRSSRQRKLLYGTFDPKILDRALYVDKQSYEHDEENPRKKRRVEEVNDSIDMEESMYSRVKRVRKPVKRDMYGMPVHESSESESSDEENDEDNNEEDEGNNEEEEEEEEEEEEDEDKKSDKSQRRSYYLREHKPRTQLFEVPIEERRRRKPTIFAETPDSPVRRKKHSPVYRSPAHRRVNLRRKRRAFHGSSSTSSSASGSSSDEEHFQRRKAKSMARARNQLLPMNLADKDIVGTMKDRQRIGASLADVDPMTIDKSVTFESVGGLDNHIRALKEMVVFPLLYSEVFERFKITPPRGCLFYGPPGTGKTLVARALANECSKGDKRVAFFMRKGADCLSKWVGESERQLRLLFDQAYQMRPSIIFFDEIDGLAPVRSSRQDQIHSSIVSTLLALMDGLDNRGEIIVIGATNRIDSIDPALRRPGRFDREFMFSLPSKNARRQILSIHTKDWNPKLLPQFINSVADLCVGYCGADLKALCTEAALLALRRRYPQIYQSSEKLQIDVASISINAQDFQLAMHSIIPASQRCVASPGKALGCHIRPLLQNLLSIALDALNKVFPVGSAQATSQDSKNQGLGDEWSEEEDQEALTIYEGKRRNRISGEEMMSSLIRHSSKKPCLYRPRLILEGGAGRGQTTHLGPALLHHLEHLSVHLLDLSTMFCVATRTPEEACAHIFREAMRTSPSIVYMPRINQWWDVLSESMKTTLLTTIQNLDPASPILLLATSEEPLTQIDAMVQSVFGQHAGEVIHISNPTKEERREYFQDLLLNQTVKVKIVKKNRVRDLEVLPKAPPPPPRTLTDKELKTLKDKEESTLRELRIFLREVVNKVVKDRKFYIFARPVDVEEVPDYYDVISKPMDLSTMMSKIDMHQYQTGKEFLEDVDLICSNALEYNPNKDTTSRAIRHRACALRDTFHAIIDTELDPEFEKQCEEIAKSRKNRGETQNGNVPAFYITKSMMTNQERFSRRVRGLDIEPHPELENVEKQWSERRRSPVKNKEEEGTEGQGGSMGTSNEEALEIKNTTSPRVTTRALFTKKSFTVSSKKPKKKEVWSYTKRKRFRKFGRYSLPSVKSQLNKRFLVRKSAEKDSESSQSKPLQVDVAEPEENKSSSKSPPILAQMSPSRPVKVLSPRRLSDVSDKKNTSEKVSDLPIKTANQQTTAMEVDSGISSSVDSNGDSLDSVEQAKQLEKQKVHVLAMEEEEENSTVKEPPVLVPESEPVTGVVVSREGLEQLLERVVTHTEGLNVERLQKLYSVFSQCIVRHRNSYSKVDLIQELQTITEKSCTVLTRSRSDETVHP from the exons ATTTGTGATAGATGATGACCCCACAGATGAAGAAAGTGACTTGG AATCCCATCAGCAGCCATCCTCAAAGTCTATACCTCCTGGTCGATCAAGTCGGCCAATCATGGAAGACAAAGAGGAGGCAGTGGTACGCCGCAGCAGTAGACAAAGGAAGCTACTTTATGGAACCTTTGACCCCAAGATCCTAGATAGGGCTTTGTATGTGGATAAACAAAGCTATGAACACGATGAGGAGAATCCAAGGAAGAAGAGAAGAGTGGAGGAAGTTAATgatagt ATTGATATGGAGGAGAGCATGTACAGCAGAGTTAAGAGAGTGAGGAAACCTGTGAAGAGAGACATGTATGGTATGCCTGTTCACGAGTCTTCTGAGAGTG AATCCAGTGATGAGGAAAATGATGAAGATAATAATGAAGAAGATGAGGGAAACAATGAGGAagaagaggaggaggaggaagaagaAGAGGAAGATGAAGACAAAAAGTCTGACAAATCACAAAGACGCTCTTATTACCTCAGGGAACACAAGCCCAGAACTCAACTGTTTGAAGTACCAATAG AAGAGAGAAGACGAAGAAAACCCACAATTTTTGCTGAAACACCAGATTCACCTGTTAGACGAAAGAAACACTCCCCAGTATACCGTTCACCAGCACACAGGCGGGTCAATCTCAG GAGAAAAAGAAGAGCTTTCCATGGTAGCTCTAGCACCTCCTCCTCAGCATCTGGTTCCAGCAGTGATGAGGAGCATTTCCAGAGAAGGAAAGCCAAGAGTATGGCAAGGGCTCGTAACCAACTGCTGCCCATGAACCTAGCAGATAAGGACATTGTAGGAACAATGAAAGACAGGCAGAGAATTGGAGCCAGTCTGGCAGATGTTGATCCAATGACCATTGACAAATCT GTGACATTTGAGAGTGTAGGAGGTCTGGATAACCACATTAgagctttaaaagaaatggtGGTTTTCCCACTCCTCTACTCAGAAGTCTTTGAGAGATTCAAGATAACTCCTCCCAGAGGATGCTTGTTTTATGGACCACCAG GCACTGGGAAAACTCTGGTAGCAAGAGCTTTGGCCAATGAGTGTAGCAAGGGAGATAAGCGAGTGGCCTTCTTCATGAGGAAAGGTGCTGACTGCTTGAGTAAATGGGTCGGAGAATCAGAGAGGCAACTTCGACTTTTGTTTGATCAA GCCTATCAGATGCGACCCTCCatcattttctttgatgaaattGATGGCCTGGCACCAGTGAGATCGAGCAGACAGGACCAGATCCATAGTTCTATTGTGTCCACTCTGCTGGCTTTAATGGATGGGCTCGACAACAGAGGAGAAATTATCGTCATAGGCGCCACCAACAGGATAGACTCCATTGATCCCGCTCTCAGGAGACCTGGACGATTTGACAGAGAATTCATGTTTTCATTGCCGTCTAAAAAT gcaAGACGACAGATTCTATCCATACATACCAAGGACTGGAACCCTAAACTACTACCTCAGTTTATTAATAGTGTGGCTGATCTCTGTGTTG GTTACTGTGGAGCTGACCTGAAGGCGCTGTGTACAGAGGCAGCACTACTGGCCCTGAGGAGACGGTACCCCCAGATCTACCAGTCTTCCGAGAAGCTCCAGATAGACGTGGCCAGTATCAGTATCAACGCCCAGGACTTCCAACTCGCCATGCATTCCATCATCCCAGCCTCTCAGCGGTGTGTGGCATCCCCAGGAAAAGCCCTGGGCTGCCACATCAGACCATTGCTACAAAACCTGCTGTCCATTGCATTAGATGCCTTAAATAAAGTATTTCCTGTTGGCAGTGCTCAAGCAACATCTCAGGACTCTAAAA ATCAGGGATTAGGTGATGAGTGGAGTGAAGAGGAGGACCAAGAAGCCTTGACTATATATGAAGGCAAGAGAAGAAACCGCATCAGTGGTGAAGAGATGATGTCCAGTCTTATTAG ACACTCGAGCAAAAAACCCTGTTTGTACAGACCTCGTTTGATTCTGGAGGGAGGAGCAGGCAGAGGACAGACCACTCACCTGGGGCCGGCACTGCTACATCACCTGGAACACCTGTCTGTCCACCTGCTGGATCTGTCCACCATGTTCTGTGTGGCCACAAGGACCCCTGAAGAGGCTTGTGCTCAT ATATTCCGCGAAGCGATGAGAACTTCCCCTAGTATTGTGTACATGCCACGAATTAACCAGTGGTGGGATGTCTTGTCTGAATCCATGAAAACAACCTTACTGACTACAATCCAAAACCTTGACCCCGCCTCTCCTATCTTACTCCTGGCGACCAGTGAAGAGCCCCTCACACAGATAGATGCCATG GTTCAGAGTGTGTTTGGACAGCATGCAGGGGAGGTAATTCACATAAGTAATCCCACAAAGGAAGAAAGGAGAGAATACTTTCAGGATCTATTGCTGAATCAGACAGTAAAAGTCAAGATTGTGAAGAAGAACCGAG TTCGTGATTTAGAGGTTTTGCCTAAAGCACCTCCCCCTCCCCCTAGAACACTGACAGACAAAGAGTTGAAGACTCTGAAGGACAAGGAGGAGAGTACCCTCAGGGAGCTCCGGATCTTCCTCCGGGAAGTGGTCAACAAAGTGGTCAAGGACAGGAAGTTCTACATATTTGCTCGCCCTGTGGATGTAGAGGAG GTGCCTGACTACTATGATGTGATCTCCAAGCCCATGGATCTGTCCACTATGATGTCTAAGATAGACATGCATCAGTACCAGACAGGCAAAGAGTTCCTGGAGGACGTGGACCTGATCTGTAGTAATGCCCTCGAGTACAACCCAAACAAGGACACAACCA GTCGGGCCATTCGTCACAGAGCCTGTGCATTAAGAGATACGTTCCATGCCATAATAGACACAGAACTGGATCCAGAGTTTGAGAAACAATGTGAAGAGATTGCCAAATCAAGGAAGAACAGAG GTGAAACCCAGAACGGCAATGTTCCAGCGTTTTACATCACTAAATCCATGATGACCAATCAGGAGAGATTCAGCCGTCGTGTCAGAGGGCTAGATATAGAGCCCCATCCGGAGCTTGAAAACGTTGAGAAACAGTGGAGTGAGAGAAGACGATCACCTGTCAAAAACAAGGAGGAGGAGGGAACAGAAGGCCAAGGGGGCAGTATGGGAACCTCTAATGAGGAAGCTCTAGAGATCAAGAACACAACCTCCCCAAGGGTGACAACCCGGGCTCTGTTTACCAAGAAGTCATTCACTGTGTCCTCTAAAAAACCAAAGAAGAAGGAAGTGTGGAGTTATACAAAGAGAAAAAGGTTTAGAAAATTTGGACGATACTCCCTTCCCTCTGTCAAATCACAGCTGAACAAAAGATTTTTAGTGAGGAAAAGTGCAGAGAAAGACTCTGAATCGTCCCAATCGAAGCCACTGCAAGTGGATGTTGCAGAACCAGAGGAAAATAAGAGTAGTTCTAAATCGCCCCCTATTCTTGCTCAAATGTCTCCTAGTCGCCCTGTAAAAGTTCTCTCTCCTCGAAGACTGAGTGATGTATCAGACAAAAAGAATACCAGTGAGAAAGTCTCAGACTTGCCAATCAAAACGGCCAACCAACAAACCACTGCTATGGAAGTAGACAGTGGAATAAGTAGCTCAGTTGATAGCAATGGAGACTCTTTGGACAGTGTTGAGCAAGCTAAACAGCTGGAAAAgcagaaagtacatgtattagcaatGGAAGAGGAGGAAGAAAATTCAACTGTGAAAG AGCCTCCAGTGCTGGTCCCTGAATCAGAACCAGTGACGGGGGTGGTGGTCAGTAGGGAGGGGCTGGAACAGCTGTTAGAGAGGGTGGTGACCCATACAGAGGGCCTCAATGTGGAGAGGCTACAGAAACTGTACAGTGTGTTCAGTCAGTGCATTGTACGACACAGGAACAGTTACAGTAAAGTGGACCTCATACAG GAGCTGCAAACTATAACAGAAAAAAGTTGTACAGTCCTGACAAGGAGCAGATCTGATGAAACGGTGCATCCTTGA